From the genome of Prunus persica cultivar Lovell chromosome G8, Prunus_persica_NCBIv2, whole genome shotgun sequence:
TTATCCATTTGTGCCCAAATATTCAAGTGATGCAATATGGAAAATGCCATTGTTGATCGTAGCCATTGCGTGCATATCTCAAAGTTAAAATATATCAAACAATGAATGGCTCCAAATTCTAAACAAAAGATTATGGAACTATAAGGCATATAAACAAGAGATTATGGAACTATAACTGATTATTTGATGCATGTCTCGCATGTTTATAACTCTAGGTAATTGTGATATATCCATCTTTAATTAGTACAACATATTCAAGTAATCATTGGATACATTTATTTTTACCCATGCATAAATACTGTCTTTTATTTCCAGTAGTTTCCTATATCCTGATACTATTTCGCCATTTCCATAATATTGCTTAAAGCTTTCTAATTTGTATTGCTTAACTATAGCTCATGACAGAGTATTATTAAGGATTTGATAGATGTTACAACCCACTAGACTGCAATAACAAATTCCCCGCAACCTACTGAGCATTACATATTAATGTAAAGATGGCAGTCCACTCGGCTGCTGTGCTATGGCCAATtccaaataataaaacataaaaagaaaatgcgGATAGACTCATAAAGTAACTGTGTAGTAACCCAGCAAATATATTTGATACATTTGTCTGAACATAATTATCAAATTTCCAAATATTGCAAGTACCTTGGGCTTCAAACTTTCATTATCAGCCAACACCCAGCATTCATCCTGTTCAAGAACAAAAGGCTCATCCTTTTCATCAGTAGACAACATTTCATACCCTTCAATAGCAGCCAATCTTCTCACCAGATAATTATCTGCCTTCTCAGGGTCCTTCAAGACCACTACATCCCCAACAAAAACACGCCTGTCAGATAAATATGAGGATGTCAATTGAGCTGTTAGGGAACCATAACATCACATAAATCAATATGAAAAGGAATATGAAAATGTTTCTCATAGAGGTATCAAtatctgtaaataaataacaaaggtAATGATTAAACTGGAAGGAGCTCTGCTCAGTGTCTTTGAGAGTACACAACATGATTAAGCACCATAAAGCTTATCACCAAAACCATTTGAGAATTTAAAGCACATGTTGAATAAAAGATTTTGAGATAATACAGGTACATGGGTCTGCTTTTTAACAATATACAGAGAGACTCAATGAGAGCAAACAAGCCATGATCATACATATTCATATGCATCAAGTTCAATTTTGTGTATCCCTGGAAAAAGACGACACTGCcaacccaaaatggttcaCAAAGCGGTTTATGACCAACTGAAGTCAAAGTGGACAGTCATTTTCCTAAACTGCACCTAAATTGAAAAGGTTATAAATCTTAAAGAAAAATGCCCTAACTGCTCAAGTAATCCATACTATCCCCAAGTTTCTTAAGGCATTTTTGAAATCACATGTCCACATATTAAACCCACTACCATTTGCAGTCCCTCATAAGAAGCTAAGCTTGGGTCAACAACTCAACAACACTTTTGTTATTTAAGATGCACAATGAAACATCTAAGATCATTATATGAAAATGCTAAACTGGTCCTGAGAGTAACTTTTGGAAGAATAATATTAACACTCAAGAACAAAAACTCACAGAGAGGAAATCTAACTCgcaaaaagaagagaggacgtataaaatgataaCTACCTTGGGTCTGCAGCTGGTATCTTCCGGACAAGAAGAGTACCCCCTTGCGCACCTATACTAGGGGCCATCTCCTCTCCTTTATTCCAATGCAAGTACGTTAACTTTCCCTGAAATAGATTTTTCCAAACGGCATCACCTAGTTCTCTGTCCGTGATTTGACCTCTTTGATAGTTCTGCATCACATGCAAATTTCTGCCATAAAAACTTaaggaacaagaaaaaaaaaatcatttatacAGTTTTCACTGACTTAACCATAACCTGGGTGAATGGAAAGCACAAAAAGTACCATTACGATTGCAGGAGAACTGGAAGGAAACTAAATGTTATTTGACCATATAAGCCATCAGATGCGCTAGCCAATTCTGCTACTAAATAGTAACACCGACTAACGAAAGGATTGCTTATATTACATATCTGGCTCGCAACAAGTTACACATGAAAAACTTTGAGGGAGACAAATGGATCCCCAGTTTCACCTTGAGCTTTAACTTTCAAGAGAGACACAACAAAAGTGCAGTGTACTACAACGTATCTCATGTTTTGAGTACTAATTGTTAGCATATAGTGTTCCTAATTGTTAGCATAGCTACAAAACTAACTTTAGCTTCGCCTACTTTGATAAATCAGTAAACAAAAGTAGTGAAAATTACTGATTATCTCTTGGTGATCTTTCTCCAGCTTTTTGAACGCCTTAAGAAATGCCAAACGTAGCAATTTTCAAGCTGAACTAAGCATGTCAAAAAATGCATTTTCGAAACTACCACTAATCCAACACACACTCTCTGACCCATATAGCAATATAACACGAGAAATATTTATACAACACCAATTCCTAAGGAAACAACATTGAAactgagaaaaaaatatataacaacGGCATCACCCATGAAATTactaagaaaatgaaacaacCAAACCCTTATCTATGGCAACATTTCAACACAAAGAAAACACCATCAAATCACATAATATGATTCTCAAAAATCCCATGAGGCCCATTATTTCCCAAAACACAAAATCCCCAATACCAAAGCTCACAGCTTTAACCTCTTCATCGCAGCaatccaaaaaccaaaacccataAGCggaaaaatcaaagcaaaaatGACAATATCGGCAAATGGGTAAGAGTGATAATGGAGCTGAGATAAGTGAAGGACCTTCCAGCTGATAGTGGCCGAGTATTCCAGCTTGTGGGCTATGTACCGGAACCAGGTTGGGAGGGAAACCATCGCGAAAGAGACCACCTGCAGGCTGCAGCTTAACTTCTTGTCGTCGTTGTTGTGGTACGATATTTGTGTCAAGCTGCAATTTTGGGCATTTTCCCTTTGCTTTTCTTAAACCCCTAAAAATTTCTCCTTTATTATTTTGCTCTCGTGGGCTTTCGCAAATCGCAAATTTTAACGATGATGTAGTGATACATTGGTGTTGAATGTTTAATCACAATGTTCTGATGATATTGTAGCGATACGAAACGACATGTAGTTTGCACACTGATACATTGCACGACGTGCCGTTCACAAATCCTGGAAGCAATTTTGATGGGTTAATGATTTATAAAGCATGACTTGAAAAATTACTaaccaaaataaatttgaattaagCTCTAATTGATGGTCCTTGTCACTTGAGAAATCTTCATCCAATCTAAAACCTAGACACTTTGAATTTTAATTACTCGTTGAGATTAAAAACTAAACCATAGTTACATCAAAATAATGTGTACTGCTCTTAACCTAAATAttacttatatataaatatgttagGTCttggaaaataatattttattttatatacaaacaatatgctactttaatctaatctaaagtATGAGGAGGAAGATTCGAACTTGGGTGCACAGTGAAGAGCACATCTGCTTTAGCCAATTTAGCTAAATtatgaggggaaaaaaaaacttaagttatgtatttttaaaattttttttttttgttctaagGGAGCCGAAGCTGAATGACAAAACTACATAAACAAACTTTTGGGTCCATCAACCTCACTCAAATCTTCCAATAGATAATGTCCAACCCTTCAGGCACACCCTCCCAAAATCTATATCCCAAATATAGTTTTGAGCTCAGAAGTGTCAATTTATCCGCAAGGCAATTTTCTTCTCTATATTTATGAGAAATACTGCGGTCTTTGGACCTAAGCATCTTCTGGCAGCTAGTCACCAAACTATAGGATGGATGCTCTTCTTCCAACTCTGAAGAAAGCATTTGCATAGTAATTTGAGAATCAGATTCAATATCAAGTGGGAACCATTTCTTGTGGCATGCCAAAACAATTTCATGGTAAATAGCCCATAATTAAGTTTGCAGAACTTGCCTAAAGCCCATGTTTGCAAATAAGCCACCAAGCCATGCACTAGAGTAATCTCTGACAACTCTCCCAGCTCCAATGGCACCATCCTCAAATCTACAATCATTAGTGTTTAATTTGTATCTACCCTCCAGAGAAGGTTGCTATCTCACCAAGAGATGTTGCTTGCTAGGCTTAAAAGCCTTCACCTTAACTGTATCTTTACACTCTGTCATATCTTTAAGTTATGTAATTTGGTTAAACTTGTGGGttgagtttatttatttttttgtcgaTAATGGGTTGAGTTCATGCACCACTAATTGAACCTACATTTTGAGTTCAATCCAATTATTTTGCATAAACTGAGAAAGGTCAAACCTTATCATTGGTTCGAACAATCGTTTGCGGATTAAGTTTGTTTTGGTTGATCATGTATTCATAAGTTGAAATTTGATTGAACATATATAATAGTCTCGGTTCACATCTTTTACAGCATCTAGCTTATTTAATAACTTTAAGATGCTCAAATAGATGAGTTACATCATAAAAAGTCTATTCAACAGTCTTATCAAACTCAATAATCAAAGTTGcaacctctttctctctcttcaaaatTAGTAAGTTGATATTGTCTCTTCAAAACATATAATTTtactttggaaaaacaaaacttacttgaaaatgttaaaaacatgcattttaatattttcatataataaatacgTAGACACTTTTCACGTGTTTTCatatatttcattatttttcatgatacTTCACTAGAATTAAAAAATCTATCAGagcaaaaataattaaagtaataaatagattttttaaaattactatATAAGttaacaaattttaatttgaataatttaatttattactACTATTAAAAATGCTCTTAACCTATTAAATTGCTCGACTTATATCTTTCACGTGATGATATGAGAGAgacatataaacaaaattgcatacaactaattgcaatttgcatgcAACAAAAATTCGTTGAGAGGAGCAAGTCATCTCTAATGCGATTCATGCAAAGATAcatccaaattttttatttttatttttgttcttcttcggGGTCAAAGCTTATATCCACAATCCAAGTTCTAACTGCCTTgacaccaaaaacaaaagccacgTGGCAAAATAACCCACCAAAATCCACGAGGCCGCGAACCGAAAGGAGTGACAAAATCCCTGTTTTGATTATTCTATTTGCGCCACGCATTATCTTTGTTATCAGTTTTGACCatccccatctctctctctctctctctctctctctctctctctgaaaggTCAGAGCTTTAAGCTCAAGGCCAATACACCTCAAAAAGCCTCCGATTCTCTTTCTCGAAGCCTCACGCTCTACGCAGACCCTGCAACTTCTACAGTTTCATTCTCCACCAGCCCCAACTTTACAACAGGTTTGCCAGATTTTTCAGCTGCTCATCAATTTCACTGATCTGTTTTGTTTTCGCGTTTATTATGGATCAATCAGCAGCCAAACACATctgttttggaatttgatatatatttttatatgcaGATACAATTTATTCCATTTTACTGTTCAATTGCTTCAATTATGAGTTATAATGAGACTGAAAATACTGTACtgttttatgtatttatttgttgaaattaGGTGTGTAAATTTGTATTTATCCAAACTTGAAGAGACTGATAAGCATAATGGACAAGTTGAATCTAGCTCAATTGGGTGAGAGGTTAAAGATAGGTGGAGCTCAAATGGGTCGAATGGTTAGTGGTAAAGTGAAGGAAATTCTGCAAACCCCGACCCCTGAATCGAAGATGATCGATGAAGCCACATTGGAGACCTTGGAGGAGCCAAATTGGGGTATGAATTTGAGGATATGTGCAATGATCAATAGTGAAGAGTTTAGTGGGTCCGAAGTCGTTAGGGccataaagaagaagatttcGGGCAAGAATGTGGTGAGCCAGAGGTTGAGTCTTGACTTGTTGGAGACTTGTGCTATGAATTGCGAGAAGGTGTTCTCCGAGGTTGCGTCGGAGAAGGTGTTGGATGAGATGCTTAGAATGATTGAGAATCCACAAACAGATGCCGAAAATAGACAAAGGGCTATGCAATTGATTAGGGCTTGGGGAGAGTCTGAGGAGCTTGCATATCTACCTGTATTTCGTCAAACTTACATGGTGAGCCCTCTTTATATCCGATATAAAGCATTTAATCATGTGTTTGTGTCATTTTAATCATGAGTTTCGAACTTGCATCTGTTTGAGCATTTGATCTATCTAACTGTTTTCTActgaaaaaaaggaagagagtTTTTCTTAAGCTTTGTTTGGCCCTTGAGTATTCTACAGTAATCCTCTAAGGTTTTAAACCAGAAACTGTTGTGTAGTCCAGTTACAAATTTTCCAGTCATGTTCAAGTTCAACTGCCTTGCCCATTCAGCTGTTAATTTTGGCCTGCCCGGATGTGTTGACTGGGGTaccttgttttgtgtttttagcAATGCTGGTTTTCATGCATTTAAGAGACTCTGATATCCAACTTCTTTTCTGGGTGTTATGCAGAGCTTGAGAGAAAGAAGCACCAATCCTTTAGCACCAGAAGGGACTTCACCCTCGATGCAGTCTACCTTGGAATCATATGTTCACGAGCCGCTGTCTCCCCCTGAAAGATACCCTGTACCTGACACAGGATTGCATGGAGGAAATCATAATGATTTCGCCTTTAATTATCAAAGCCTAgcagttgaagaaaaaaaggagtttCTTGTTGTAGCTCGCAATAGCCTTGAACTGCTGTCTAGTATTTTAAATACTGAAACTGATCCAAAACCTTTGAAGGTATGTTTCTTACTTCTTAGCAGAGAGCAATACTATAtctgaattttataatttttgtccAAAACTCTTGAAGTTGAGCATATTCCTGTTGATTTATTAATCTTTCTGGAATAAATTCTGCCTCAAGTTACAAGTACAACTACGTGCATCACTTGCTTAACAGATGCCATATTTCTATTCTTAAGCATCCACGTATCACCTTGTATTCACTCTGTAATACTTTGATACAATTATTTGATGAACGACAATATGCATGTGTATTATAAACGAACAACTAACCTCTTTCTAATATATAAAGAATATAGAAATGTTTTGGGACCTAGGGGACAGAATTTTCCATGTTCCATGACTCACGACTGTGGGTGTGTTGGTGCGCGAGCGTACAAGTACATGGCTGTTTGTGCATCTTCCTTTCCTTtatgattatatatatgtgcaaTGATAGTCATTTAGGAAGCATTTGGCTTTTTACTATAACTTTAGTTCTTTCACTTTTTACCTAATCCCAAGGTCAGCTTGTAGGCAGAAGACATTTAAGCTAATGGAGTTTGATTGCAGGAAGAACTAACCCTGAACATGCTGGACAAGTGCAAGGAGTCTCAGCCTGTTATTAAGAGGATTATAGAAACCACTACTGATGACGAAGGGATGCTCTTTGAGGCTCTATTTCTTCACGAAGAACTTCAACAAGTCATTTCCAGGTATGAAGACTTGGAAGGTTCTCAAAAGTCTGGAGTCCAACAGCTTGAAAACCCTGAAACCACCAACCATGACGGGGTGAAAGCTGTTCAAAATCCCGGAGAACTGCCCGGAAACTCTAACAGCACTGCTCGTGAGGATTCAGAAGACACCCAAAAACCTGGTGGAAAACTGCCCGAAAATTCCATTGCTTCTGAAGGCAATTCATCTGCTCCTGTAGGAACCAATACTGAAACCAAAATAGTGGATTCTCCAAAGGAAGACCCCAAGATCAGCAGTGAAAAAGTCGGTGAATGAAGGAAAAGTGGTGGTGTATCCAATCGAGCTCGATACATTTGGCAGTATGCCTGCTTTGTCGATGCCTGTGTTGTCATGGCTGCGCTGCATTCATGCTGATGACTTTTTATTAGCAAACTAATACTGTTGGTTAGGAGTGTTCTCCTTTTCCCTTCATTATGGTTGACGTAATTAATCGTTTCTGTAAACATGCTAGTATCTTTGTTAAGCATAGATTGCGGACTTTCGATGGGGACATAGTTGTTTTGGGAAGCTGTCTCCAAACTCGATGCCCCTAAACCAGTCCATTATATCTCTATGTGCTCATCCATGCaaagcctttttcttttcctatttttcttgtttgatgAACTGCTTATTTGCCGCTCTTGTCAATTCTCCTAGCACGTTCAATGGCTTGATGTCAATGTGTTCTTGTTGTGGCGCCTATATCAGTGAAAGAAATGGATCTagttatttttctcttcacaatgTTAAAAATGTATCAAATGCAAGAAGGTTTTGGGTGGGGCGGTCTGACCACATCATCAGTCTTACAATTCCTTTCATAAATAGTATGAACCCTTAAATTAGGTTCCTTTCATAAATAGCATGAACCCTTAAATTAGGATTAAGATGGGTGTGGAATGGGACCCCAAGGATGACTTCATCTTGGGTGAGGCGGTCGGATCACATCAATCTTACAACTCCGCTTATAAATAGTGGGTGTGAAATGGGACCCAGGGATGACTTTGGGTGATGTGGTCCGACTTCATCACCCGCTTTCGccccaaattttaatttccctTTACCACTGATTAAAAAGATGGAGAAATTTGATGCAAGAAAGTCAGCAGAAGGGGCGAAAATGTAGTGAAAATGGATGCTAGAGTCTTCGCAttataaataccaaaaaagtAGTGAAAATGGATGCAAATACGCAACGCAGTGTCCATAAGCGTTTAATGAAGCGAAGTGAAAATGTTAATGTGCAGTAGGACTTGGTGCTCTTCGGGTATGGTCATTGGTTGGTAACACACTAATTCTGCAAATTCTCCCTCTCCCGCCAATTCCCTAAAATCCCCAAAACCTCCTTTTTTCCCCTTCAATTTCCTTCCACTTTCCCGGAAAATCGACCTTCCATTTTCCGTGGAAATCTCACTCAGCTTCTGCATCTCTACTCTCTACTCGTTTCCCCTTCAACCCTAGCTTCAATTTTCATAATCAAGCCCTAATTTTCCACATTTTTGAAGTAAGCCCTAATTTCCACATTTTTGAAGTAAACCCTAATTTAGTTCGACCAGCTATGCCGTCCCTGGTCTCTCAGGGCAAAATCCTCCGGTTGGAGCTCGAGAACTTCAAGTCCTACAAGGGCTTCCAAACAATCGGCCCCTTCTATGACTTCACGGCAATCATTGGGCCCAACGGAGCCGGTAAATCCAACCTCATGGACGCTATAAGCTTCGTGCTCGGCGTACGGACGGGCCACCTCCGTGGGGCCCAGTTGAAGGACCTGATCTATGCCTTCGACGACAAGGAGAAGGACCAGAAGGGCCGCAGGGCCTATGTTCGCTTGGTTTACCAGCTGGCAAATGGGTCGGAGCTTCAGTTCACGCGGGCCATTACCGGCTCCGCCGGCAGCGAGTATCGTGTTGATGGGGCGTCTGTGTCGTGGGAAGAATACAATGCTAAGCTCAGGTCCCTTGGAATTCTTGTCAAGGCCCGCAATTTCCTCGTCTTTCAGGTCAATTTCAAAGACCAGATACATTTGAATTTCAGTGTCTGATATGTAATGTGAGCTTAGGGTATTTATTTTGTCTGTTCAATctaatttggtttttctttcttctattttctgttggctatttttttgggggttgtTTTGAAAGCTGAgaatttggagaaaaataagGAGAGACGGGAAAAATCAATACCATTTATTTGCAACGCCCTTCGTTAGTTGAGAAATGGAAActaatgttttaaaaaattattcaa
Proteins encoded in this window:
- the LOC18766645 gene encoding uncharacterized protein LOC18766645, with amino-acid sequence MVSLPTWFRYIAHKLEYSATISWKNYQRGQITDRELGDAVWKNLFQGKLTYLHWNKGEEMAPSIGAQGGTLLVRKIPAADPRRVFVGDVVVLKDPEKADNYLVRRLAAIEGYEMLSTDEKDEPFVLEQDECWVLADNESLKPKEANDSRKFGPVSMTDIVGRVIYCLRTAVDHGPVQNSRSSMRKDTPVLQVELDVDEMAKNHKA
- the LOC18768067 gene encoding target of Myb protein 1, encoding MDKLNLAQLGERLKIGGAQMGRMVSGKVKEILQTPTPESKMIDEATLETLEEPNWGMNLRICAMINSEEFSGSEVVRAIKKKISGKNVVSQRLSLDLLETCAMNCEKVFSEVASEKVLDEMLRMIENPQTDAENRQRAMQLIRAWGESEELAYLPVFRQTYMSLRERSTNPLAPEGTSPSMQSTLESYVHEPLSPPERYPVPDTGLHGGNHNDFAFNYQSLAVEEKKEFLVVARNSLELLSSILNTETDPKPLKEELTLNMLDKCKESQPVIKRIIETTTDDEGMLFEALFLHEELQQVISRYEDLEGSQKSGVQQLENPETTNHDGVKAVQNPGELPGNSNSTAREDSEDTQKPGGKLPENSIASEGNSSAPVGTNTETKIVDSPKEDPKISSEKVGE